The following coding sequences are from one Triticum dicoccoides isolate Atlit2015 ecotype Zavitan chromosome 4A, WEW_v2.0, whole genome shotgun sequence window:
- the LOC119284192 gene encoding disease resistance protein RGA4-like has product MEAVVKTGIQSTLNIVRSVGNENKKLKGRINGLLKSLEIEVRMAKWDEKDYEGVDQKLAVDMQELLFDIDDFLCDLSIPEGFAAFWHNALGMDSRNEDIPMIHSFITSVQSIRQRQAQIGSGAKEVDSSFSSAGSPPVYAPEAALVGFPETKVNFLKLLSPGVDKPRVVSIVGCNGVGKTALARAVFEEASTADQSTHATKILLDRSTYQSEIREESAPATDVPAAIAYDCKAWVVASTCSDWEDLLNKVLEEVGSKEAPRDTAKVLESFLKDKRYLVIIDDLQPYGVKWRDIEHAFPQNNKGSKIIVTTNVHSIAKTCSPGSHYVYPMQCLNRDHSSQLILNTIHGSRSYGLDLSDAERPRLERICDRCGDLPLALISVANYMGGNGQDLSEDACKDVCETLGNYLKSKEMEFDELKRALMQRYEKLPDNGEKNCLLYVSIFPRGYQISWKSLARRLVAEEFVVGDAEMEKKIEDVGRLLKQLIDRSMIEPVMPRNNSQIAKRCKVHSAMQDFTIQKSLSKNLVTLIARNEYRQGDHEGRVRRLTVESSTSSQSYDCLRNKSTPNSDGEQSKLPSVRSLTMFKSEIMDTQRCKFMRVLDLEGCGGLDKKVLGKICELVFLKYLRLSNSNVKELPEELEKLKYLQTLDMGDALIPILLPVVVIMLPELVYLFGRFLLPLSTSVELSKLKKFLESRSQLHTLAGIVFNENEVLATIIQKAKNLKKVKIWSMDTSPSGTIDPASGSSHPDAPIGNTSALDAPKTILYTAAAASNAARHIDSLAPGNVTALVSPRKSKRWYNNAFFRLLVGSEVSKHNHATFNRQATSNELSGNPPVSPCLQPSFSKLDGPAPSETSVAKKSLADVFVCSGVLESLYIESNDFCNVFLDSLKATCRIGSIKLRGELVCLPQPNILKGLRGLSKLHLYLSGLSCQALSALQNLLFLEYLAIVEERDGSWNDSFIVEDTGFPCLKVLCFEGPKHPQVEIKPGGMQHLTSIKLLCRELPPDNDANKAAIECPPRFKGISHLAKLNEVILHHDAAHEKLKSWKEAAMSHANMPRVRKQPAPEPILNAP; this is encoded by the exons ATGGAGGCTGTCGTGAAGACAGGTATCCAGTCCACGCTTAATATCGTGCGTAGCGTGGGAAATGAGAATAAGAAGCTCAAAGGCCGGATCAATGGCCTCCTCAAGTCATTGGAGATTGAAGTCCGTATGGCAAAGTGGGATGAGAAGGACTATGAGGGCGTTGATCAGAAGCTGGCAGTGGATATGCAGGAGCTGCTTTTCGATATTGATGACTTCTTATGTGATTTGTCTATCCCAGAGGGATTTGCCGCTTTTTGGCACAATGCCCTTGGAATGGATTCCCGGAATGAAGATATCCCCATGATCCATTCTTTCATCACGAGCGTCCAGAGCATCCGGCAGCGGCAAGCCCAGATCGGATCCGGCGCAAAAGAAGTTGACAGCTCCTTCTCATCGGCTGGATCTCCTCCTGTTTATGCTCCAGAGGCCGCTCTCGTGGGCTTCCCTGAGACAAAAGTCAACTTCCTCAAGCTGCTCTCTCCAGGGGTTGATAAGCCGAGGGTGGTGTCCATTGTGGGATGCAACGGTGTGGGGAAGACTGCCCTTGCAAGGGCAGTCTTTGAAGAGGCCAGTACTGCAGACCAATCTACACACGCAACCAAAATTCTTCTAGACCGGTCGACATACCAAAGTGAAATTCGTGAAGAGTCTGCACCTGCAACAGATGTCCCTGCAGCCATTGCATACGATTGCAAAGCTTGGGTTGTGGCTTCGACGTGCAGCGACTGGGAGGATCTTCTAAACAAGGTTCTCGAAGAAGTTGGTTCAAAAGAAGCGCCTCGGGACACCGCCAAAGTTCTCGAAAGTTTTCTGAAGGACAAaag GTACTTGGTCATTATCGATGATTTGCAGCCATATGGTGTAAAATGGAGGGATATAGAACATGCCTTCCCTCAAAATAATAAGGGCAGCAAAATTATTGTCACCACAAATGTTCATTCCATCGCCAAGACTTGCAGCCCTGGCAGTCATTATGTGTATCCGATGCAGTGCCTTAACCGAGATCATTCTAGTCAATTAATCTTGAACACTATTCATGGCAGTCGAAGCTATGGTTTGGATCTTTCAGATGCTGAAAGACCTCGTCTCGAAAGAATCTGTGATAGATGTGGAGATTTACCGCTGGCGCTAATCAGTGTGGCCAATTATATGGGTGGGAATGGACAAGATTTATCTGAAGATGCCTGCAAGGATGTGTGTGAAACACTCGGTAACTATCTGAAAAGTAAGGAGATGGAATTTGATGAACTGAAAAGAGCTCTTATGCAGCGGTATGAAAAGCTGCCAGACAATGGTGAGAAGAACTGCTTGCTTTATGTAAGTATATTCCCGAGGGGTTATCAAATAAGCTGGAAGAGCCTAGCCAGAAGATTAGTAGCTGAAGAATTTGTTGTCGGAGATGCTGAAATGGAGAAGAAAATAGAAGATGTCGGAAGACTGTTGAAACAGTTGATTGACCGTAGCATGATTGAGCCAGTAATGCCACGTAACAATTCCCAAATTGCTAAGAGGTgtaaagttcacagtgcaatgcaggATTTCACCATCCAGAAGTCTTTATCAAAAAATTTGGTTACTCTAATTGCCAGGAATGAGTATCGGCAGGGTGACCACGAGGGCCGTGTTCGTCGACTAACTGTTGAGTCCAGCACCAGTTCTCAATCTTATGACTGCCTACGCAATAAAAGCACACCCAATTCTGATGGAGAGCAAAGTAAGCTGCCGTCCGTGAGGTCATTAACGATGTTTAAGAGTGAAATTATGGATACCCAGAGGTGCAAGTTCATGCGGGTCTTGGATCTGGAAGGTTGCGGTGGGCTTGACAAGAAAGTTCTTGGTAAAATATGTGAATTGGTGTTTCTCAAATACCTCAGGCTCAGCAACTCTAACGTCAAGGAGCTTCCCGAAGAACTAGAGAAACTGAAGTATCTACAGACGCTGGATATGGGAGACGCATTGATACCAATATTACTGCCCGTGGTAGTCATCATGCTGCCAGAGCTAGTATATCTATTTGGTCGGTTTCTGCTACCACTGTCAACTTCCGTAGAACTAAGCAAGCTGAAGAAGTTCTTGGAAAGTAGAAGTCAGCTACACACTCTAGCTGGAATTGTTTTCAACGAGAATGAAGTTCTGGCAACTATTATACAGAAAGCAAAGAACCTAAAGAAGGTTAAAATATGGTCCATGGACACTTCCCCAAGTGGCACTATAGACCCTGCTTCAGGGAGCAGTCATCCTGATGCTCCTATAGGCAACACTTCTGCTCTTGATGCTCCGAAGACCATTCTTTACACTGCTGCTGCAGCCAGCAATGCCGCTCGTCACATTGATTCTCTGGCCCCAGGCAACGTTACTGCTCTCGTCAGTCCTAGAAAAAGCAAACGTTGGTACAATAATGCTTTTTTTAGACTATTAGTTGGGTCTGAGGTGTCTAAGCATAACCATGCCACATTCAATCGACAGGCAACTTCAAATGAGCTCTCCGGTAATCCACCCGTATCACCATGCTTGCAACCCAGCTTTTCTAAACTTGATGGGCCAGCGCCAAGTGAAACCTCGGTAGCAAAAAAAAGTCTGGCTGATGTTTTTGTCTGCTCTGGAGTACTCGAATCTCTGTACATTGAATCCAACGATTTCTGCAACGTCTTTCTAGATTCTTTAAAGGCTACATGCCGTATTGGTTCTATCAAACTACGAGGCGAATTGGTATGTCTACCTCAACCTAATATACTAAAGGGGCTGCGCGGTCTGAGTAAATTGCACCTCTATTTATCTGGTCTCAGCTGTCAAGCTTTATCTGCCCTGCAAAACTTACTTTTCCTGGAGTATCTAGCGATTGTAGAGGAGAGGGATGGGTCATGGAATGACAGCTTCATTGTGGAAGATACAGGATTTCCTTGCCTTAAGGTGTTATGCTTTGAGGGCCCAAAACATCCACAAGTGGAGATCAAACCCGGAGGAATGCAACATCTCACTTCTATCAAGCTGCTTTGTAGAGAACTTCCTCCTGATAATGATGCAAATAAGGCGGCAATCGAATGCCCTCCTCGATTCAAGGGCATATCACATCTTGCAAAACTCAACGAGGTGATACTCCACCATGATGCTGCTCATGAAAAGTTGAAATCTTGGAAAGAAGCAGCAATGAGCCACGCCAACATGCCCCGTGTGAGGAAGCAACCAGCACCTGAACCAATCCTCAACGCACCATAG